One part of the Vogesella sp. LIG4 genome encodes these proteins:
- a CDS encoding acyltransferase family protein: MLAFPRPSASPAYRADIDGLRAIAVLAVIAYHIGVPGLAGGFVGVDIFFVISGYLISGLLQQELLQHGKVRFAAFFSRRIRRLGPALALVTLCTLLAGYVLLLPDDANSLGREARAVVTLYANHHFLDHAFDYFNAATDLKPLLHTWSLAVEEQYYLVWPLLMLAAWRWGRGSLRVVRAVLALVLLSSFLLCLYLSWHNMPMAFYLMPTRAWEFAAGGLLALAPATRWRSEGAMALLLGLAGAVLTFGSILLFDEHRMVFPGWAAMLPVAGSLLLIAAGELSPHNLVSRLLSARLMTALGLLSYSWYLWHQPLLALGRSYGVGERDLTRDLLLGGGLSLLLAWLTYCLLEQPVRQRRLAVFVADKSTLWAGLAMSLTVWVGGTVDMYLPARHPWPGQQELMRMKADGPSLPPNCGMAKNGVPLAPAASCRGGAANVPLRLLAWGDSHSDHSWPMYQALAEARGVAMLRRVYHGCPPLPDAVPVGEGKVRSWCLNHSRAVLQEAGQLAGQGLSGVLMNVRWNGYTALPVPGSLAITGLAAVSADGRVDAAGAMLAGSGTLDRQHSLQVMQTALDKLAGDLERMKLKLVLLAPEPEFRLPVPECLVRRGAAACNVSRAEVDAQRRDIVAILQQVAARHSNVRVWDDIGRFCDATTCYAADGKVPRFGDRNHMLATMSRSLAGDFAATFDWASQRSSQ, translated from the coding sequence ATGCTGGCTTTTCCCCGCCCATCCGCTTCTCCCGCTTACCGCGCCGACATCGACGGCCTGCGCGCCATCGCCGTACTGGCGGTGATCGCCTACCACATCGGCGTGCCCGGCCTGGCCGGTGGCTTCGTCGGCGTGGACATTTTCTTCGTGATTTCCGGCTACCTGATCAGCGGCCTGCTGCAGCAGGAGCTGTTGCAGCATGGCAAGGTACGCTTCGCTGCCTTCTTCTCCCGCCGCATCCGCCGGCTGGGGCCGGCGCTGGCGCTGGTGACACTGTGCACGCTGCTGGCGGGTTATGTGCTGTTGCTGCCGGACGATGCCAATTCGCTGGGGCGCGAAGCGCGCGCGGTGGTGACGCTGTATGCCAACCATCACTTCCTCGACCACGCCTTCGACTATTTCAATGCCGCCACCGACCTGAAGCCGCTGCTGCACACCTGGTCGCTGGCAGTGGAGGAGCAGTACTACCTGGTATGGCCGCTGCTGATGCTGGCGGCCTGGCGCTGGGGGCGCGGCAGCCTGCGCGTGGTGCGCGCCGTGCTGGCGCTGGTGTTGCTGTCTTCCTTCCTGCTGTGCCTGTACCTGTCGTGGCACAACATGCCGATGGCGTTCTACCTGATGCCTACCCGCGCCTGGGAGTTCGCTGCCGGTGGCCTGCTGGCGCTGGCGCCGGCCACCCGCTGGCGCAGCGAAGGCGCCATGGCGCTGCTGCTGGGCCTGGCCGGGGCGGTGCTCACATTCGGCTCCATCCTGCTGTTCGACGAGCACCGAATGGTGTTCCCCGGCTGGGCTGCCATGCTGCCGGTGGCCGGCTCGCTGCTGCTGATCGCCGCCGGCGAGCTGTCGCCGCACAACCTGGTGAGCCGCTTGCTGTCGGCGCGGCTGATGACCGCGCTGGGGCTGCTGTCCTACAGCTGGTACCTGTGGCACCAGCCGCTGCTGGCGCTGGGCCGCAGCTATGGCGTGGGCGAGCGCGATCTGACGCGCGACCTGCTGCTGGGTGGCGGCTTGTCGCTGCTGCTGGCCTGGCTGACCTACTGCCTGCTGGAGCAACCGGTGCGCCAGCGCCGGCTGGCCGTGTTCGTGGCCGACAAATCCACGCTGTGGGCCGGGCTGGCGATGTCGCTTACCGTCTGGGTGGGCGGCACCGTGGACATGTATCTGCCGGCGCGCCACCCGTGGCCGGGGCAGCAGGAACTGATGCGCATGAAGGCCGATGGCCCGTCGCTGCCGCCGAACTGCGGCATGGCCAAGAACGGCGTGCCGCTGGCGCCTGCCGCCAGTTGCCGCGGCGGTGCGGCCAACGTGCCGCTGCGCCTGCTGGCCTGGGGCGATTCGCACAGCGATCACTCGTGGCCGATGTACCAGGCGCTGGCCGAGGCTCGTGGCGTGGCCATGCTGCGCCGTGTCTACCATGGCTGCCCGCCGCTGCCGGATGCGGTGCCGGTGGGCGAGGGCAAGGTGCGCAGCTGGTGTCTGAACCACTCGCGCGCGGTGCTGCAGGAAGCCGGGCAACTGGCGGGCCAGGGCCTGAGCGGCGTGCTGATGAATGTGCGCTGGAACGGCTACACCGCGCTGCCGGTGCCGGGCAGCCTGGCGATTACCGGGCTGGCGGCGGTCAGCGCGGATGGCCGGGTGGATGCCGCCGGCGCGATGCTGGCCGGCAGCGGCACGCTGGATCGCCAGCATTCGCTGCAGGTCATGCAGACGGCGCTGGACAAGCTGGCCGGCGACCTGGAGCGGATGAAGCTGAAGCTGGTGCTGCTGGCGCCGGAGCCGGAATTCCGCCTGCCGGTGCCGGAGTGCCTGGTACGGCGCGGAGCGGCGGCCTGCAATGTCAGCCGGGCCGAGGTGGATGCGCAGCGCCGCGATATCGTGGCCATTCTGCAGCAGGTAGCCGCCCGGCACAGCAATGTGCGGGTGTGGGACGATATCGGCCGCTTCTGTGACGCCACTACCTGCTATGCGGCGGATGGCAAGGTGCCGCGCTTTGGCGACCGCAACCACATGCTGGCCACCATGTCGCGCAGCCTGGCCGGCGATTTCGCCGCCACCTTCGACTGGGCCAGCCAGCGCAGCAGCCAGTAG
- a CDS encoding cysteine hydrolase family protein, which translates to MIAPVSPPPVALIIIDMQQGMSRMPAESRNNPHAEATILRLLGAWRAAGQPVVHVRHMSLTPGSPFWPGQDGAEFQPELQPLPGEHVQEKNVPDVFIHSQLERWLRVRGIQRIVITGVSTNNSVEASARTAGNLGFDTLVVADACYAYASTDFDGVPRSAQQVHAMALANLQGEYAQVIGSEAALALLA; encoded by the coding sequence ATGATCGCCCCCGTTTCCCCGCCACCGGTCGCCCTCATCATCATCGACATGCAGCAAGGCATGAGCCGCATGCCGGCCGAGTCGCGCAACAACCCGCATGCCGAGGCCACCATCCTGCGCCTGTTGGGCGCATGGCGCGCGGCCGGGCAGCCGGTAGTGCATGTGCGGCACATGTCGCTGACACCCGGTTCGCCATTCTGGCCGGGGCAGGACGGTGCCGAGTTCCAGCCGGAATTGCAGCCGCTGCCTGGCGAGCATGTACAGGAAAAAAACGTGCCGGACGTTTTCATCCACAGCCAGCTGGAACGCTGGCTGCGCGTGCGTGGCATCCAGCGCATCGTCATCACCGGGGTCAGCACCAATAACTCGGTGGAGGCCAGCGCCCGTACCGCCGGCAACCTTGGCTTCGATACCCTGGTGGTGGCGGACGCTTGCTACGCTTACGCCAGCACCGATTTCGACGGCGTACCGCGCAGTGCGCAGCAAGTGCATGCCATGGCGCTGGCGAACCTGCAGGGCGAGTACGCGCAGGTAATCGGCAGCGAAGCGGCGCTGGCGCTATTGGCGTGA
- a CDS encoding isopenicillin N synthase family oxygenase, which produces MNVRVVDYRAADAAEQFTRSLHETGFGVLVNHPIPQELVENIYRDWLAFFGTEQKHDFAFSVEKQDGYFSPEISETAKGHTQKDIKEYFHIYPWGRIPAQLQADAMRYYDTANTLAQELLAWVEQYTPADIAQHYSEPLSGMIKGSNKTLLRVLRYPPLTGKEPAGSLRAAAHGDINLLTILPAANEPGLQVQDMNGNWVDVPCDFGMLIINIGDMLCEASRGYYPSTQHRVVNPSGEGASKSRVSLPLFLHPRDEVVLSERYTAGAYLDERLRELGVKM; this is translated from the coding sequence ATGAACGTACGCGTAGTCGATTACCGCGCCGCCGACGCGGCCGAACAGTTCACCCGCTCGCTGCACGAAACCGGCTTTGGCGTGCTGGTGAACCACCCCATTCCGCAGGAACTGGTGGAGAACATCTACCGCGACTGGCTGGCCTTCTTCGGCACCGAACAGAAGCACGACTTCGCCTTCTCGGTGGAAAAGCAGGACGGCTACTTCTCGCCGGAGATCTCCGAAACGGCGAAGGGCCACACCCAGAAGGACATCAAGGAATACTTCCACATCTACCCATGGGGGCGCATTCCGGCGCAGCTGCAGGCCGACGCCATGCGCTACTACGACACCGCCAATACCCTGGCGCAGGAGCTGTTGGCCTGGGTGGAGCAGTACACCCCAGCCGACATCGCCCAACACTACAGCGAGCCGCTGTCCGGCATGATCAAGGGCAGCAACAAGACCCTGCTGCGCGTGCTGCGCTACCCGCCGCTGACCGGCAAGGAGCCGGCCGGCTCGCTGCGCGCTGCCGCCCATGGAGACATCAACCTGCTCACCATCCTGCCGGCGGCCAACGAGCCGGGCCTGCAGGTGCAGGACATGAACGGCAACTGGGTGGACGTGCCGTGCGATTTCGGCATGCTGATCATCAACATCGGCGACATGCTGTGCGAAGCCTCGCGCGGCTACTACCCGTCCACCCAGCACCGCGTGGTGAACCCCAGTGGCGAAGGCGCCAGCAAGAGCCGCGTGTCGCTGCCGCTGTTCCTGCACCCGCGCGACGAGGTGGTGCTGTCCGAGCGCTACACCGCCGGCGCCTACCTGGACGAGCGGCTGCGCGAACTGGGTGTGAAGATGTAA
- the cysE gene encoding serine O-acetyltransferase: MNEVNRDPLWSSIREEAELAARDEPLLASFLHMTVLRHGTLEDVLAFHLSSKLASPVMDARALLELFREAYAADHGIIEAARADITACFERDPACDSYSTPLLYFKGFHAIQSQRITHWLWQEGRKTLAYFLQNRISEVLGADIHPAARIGHGVMLDHGTGVVVGETAVIGNNVSMLHGVTLGGSGKERGDRHPKIGDGVMLGAGASVLGNIRVGECAKVGAGSVVLDDVPAHTTVAGVPAKVVAQLCPGTPALDMDQRV; this comes from the coding sequence ATGAACGAAGTAAACCGCGACCCGCTGTGGTCCTCCATTCGCGAGGAGGCCGAGCTGGCGGCGCGTGACGAGCCGCTGCTGGCCAGCTTCCTGCACATGACGGTGCTTCGTCACGGCACGCTGGAAGACGTGCTGGCGTTTCACCTGTCCAGCAAGCTGGCCAGCCCGGTGATGGACGCCCGCGCGCTGCTGGAACTGTTCCGCGAGGCCTACGCCGCCGACCACGGCATCATCGAGGCGGCGCGCGCCGACATCACCGCCTGTTTCGAGCGTGACCCGGCCTGCGACAGCTATTCCACCCCGCTGCTGTACTTCAAGGGCTTTCACGCCATCCAGAGCCAGCGCATCACCCACTGGCTGTGGCAGGAAGGCAGAAAGACACTGGCGTATTTCTTGCAGAACCGCATTTCCGAGGTATTGGGCGCCGATATCCACCCGGCGGCCAGAATCGGCCACGGTGTCATGCTCGACCATGGCACCGGCGTGGTGGTGGGCGAGACCGCGGTGATCGGCAACAACGTGTCGATGCTGCACGGCGTCACCCTGGGCGGCTCCGGCAAGGAGCGCGGCGACCGCCACCCCAAGATCGGCGATGGCGTGATGCTGGGCGCCGGCGCCTCGGTGCTGGGCAATATCCGCGTTGGCGAATGTGCCAAGGTGGGGGCCGGCAGCGTGGTGCTGGACGATGTGCCGGCGCATACCACGGTGGCGGGCGTACCGGCCAAGGTGGTGGCGCAGCTTTGTCCGGGCACCCCGGCACTAGACATGGACCAGCGCGTCTAA
- a CDS encoding TIGR02117 family protein: MTTALPSRWWRLCRRVLLCLLALPLLYLLAALGFGLLPANRDWRQAVSGIPVYLDSNGVHAGLLLPRRAAGMDWDAEFSPLHLQSRPALDKQPYVGIGWGSRSFFLETQNWSDLTPGRALYALSGLDGTVLHVEYQPPPPRDGAATRRLLLTPEQYQRLTAFIRAAIARDAAGQAVWMRGYHYHEQDAFYLANGHYSPFTTCNQWVRDALAASGVRTAWWSPFDRALFWQLKDR, from the coding sequence GCGTGCTGCTCTGCCTGCTGGCGCTGCCGCTCCTCTACCTGCTGGCCGCGCTCGGCTTCGGCCTGCTGCCCGCCAACCGCGATTGGCGCCAGGCGGTCAGCGGCATTCCGGTCTACCTCGACAGCAACGGCGTCCACGCCGGCCTGTTGCTGCCGCGCCGCGCCGCGGGCATGGACTGGGATGCCGAGTTTTCGCCGCTGCACCTGCAGAGCAGACCAGCTCTGGATAAGCAGCCCTATGTCGGCATCGGCTGGGGCAGCCGCAGTTTCTTCCTGGAAACGCAGAACTGGTCCGACCTCACCCCAGGCAGGGCGCTCTACGCGCTGTCCGGCCTGGACGGTACCGTGCTGCACGTGGAATACCAGCCACCGCCGCCGCGCGACGGCGCCGCTACCCGGCGCCTGCTGCTCACGCCAGAGCAGTACCAGCGGCTGACTGCTTTCATCCGCGCCGCCATCGCCCGCGATGCCGCGGGACAGGCTGTCTGGATGCGGGGCTATCATTATCATGAGCAGGATGCCTTTTATCTGGCCAACGGGCACTACAGCCCGTTCACTACCTGCAACCAGTGGGTGCGCGACGCGCTGGCCGCCAGCGGCGTGCGCACTGCCTGGTGGTCGCCGTTCGACCGCGCGTTGTTCTGGCAATTGAAGGACCGCTGA